The DNA segment AAATATCAGAAAGAAATAGCAGTTAAATAGATTTAGGCAGTTTAATAATACAAGGGTACTAAGGACGCCATTTTCTAGGTTAGTTCAAAAAATTATTTGAATACTCAATATTTTTTGATATTATATAGAAGATTTGGGTTTCGACACCTTTATAAAATACGGGGGGTAAATAGTGATGTATAAACGAGTATTGATAAAAATAAGTGGCGGTGCTTTGGCAAGTGAAAATGGGGATAGCTTTGGTGCTGAAAGTTTGGAACATATAACTGATGAAATTATTTCATTAACCTCTATTGGTATTGAAGTTTCTATTGTTATCGGGGGTGGAAACATATTTAGAGGTAATTTATCAACTCAATGGGGAATTGATCGGGTTGAAGCGGACAATATCGGTACATTGGGTACCATTATCAATAGTTTAATGCTAAGAGGAGTGTTAAAGTCGAAAATTGATAAAGAAGTACGAGTAATGACTTCTGTACCTGCCCCATCTGTTGCTGAACCTTATATACGGTTAAAAGCGGTTCACCATCTGGAAAAAGGGTATATTGTCATCTTTGGCGGAGGAAATGGGCAACCCTTTGTGACAACAGACTATCCAAGTGTACAAAGAGCAATTGAAATGAATAGTGATGCCATCTTTGTAGCTAAGCAAGGTGTAGATGGAGTTTACACTTCGGACCCGAAATTAACAACAGATGCAAAATTGTATCAGAATTTAAACTACGATGATGTAGTAAAAAACCATATTCAAGTTATGGATCAATCAGCGTTATTACTTGCTAGAGACTTCGCTATACCTGTACATATATTTGATTTTAATGAAAAGAGAGTCATGAAAAGAATTTGTCTGGGGGAAAAAGTTGGAACATTAATTAGTAATGAAAAAACAGTCCTTGCAGAAGAAATTTAACTGATTTCTTAAGTAAGTTCGTCAAAATATTGATGAACTTTTTTAATCGTGAAATGGATCACTGTGAATTAACGTTCAAATTTGTCTGGACTTCTGAAAAAATAAAATGTGTAACAGTTGAAGCATATGGATTTACAGTGTCAATGAACTCTTCTGCTTTAGAAAAATTTTCAAATTGCATTTTAAGCATATAGCAAGCATTACCCGCTATTCGGTAACAAAAATCAACATTAGGAAGACTTTCTATGTAATTCTTAAATCGTTTATAGTCCCCATTTTTTACCGTTGCCTCTATTATACATTGAATAGGTAGTCCTAGTTTTTCGTAGTCAATTTCTAAAGTATACTTTTTTATTATTCCGAATGACTCCATTTGTCTTACTCGTTCAGTTACGGATGGAGAGGATAAATTAATTCTTCTTCCGAGTTCGCTCATTGATAAACGACTGTTTTTAGATAATTCAACTATTATTTTTTTATCAATATCATCAATTTTCATTTTTAAATGAATTCCTCTCTTTTTTGTTAATTATTTAAAATATATAACGAAAAACCATTTATAATTTAATGTAATTTATACGATTTATCCTTTATATTTAATATAACAAGGAGGTAATGTAAATGGCAAGAATCAATCAATCAAATTTTGGGAAAACAGCTTTTCAAAAGCTATTGGGTCATAATGCAAAAGTTATGGAGGCGTGGTCTGATTTAGGAGAAGCATTAGAACAAGACGGGCTATTGTCGTCCAAATTAAAAGAGCAAGTTAGAAGAACTTTGGCACAAAGCAATGGATGTGAGTATTGCAAAGCAAAAGGAAAGCCTGAGCCTGGTACGTTTGATGAAAGTACATCTGTTGCAGTAGGGTTTGCGGAGGTATTTTTGAAATACCCCAAAGGAATGGTCCCAGATTTCGCGTTTGAAATATTAAACGAGTATTTTTCTGAGAATGAAATTAGTGAGCTTTGTGCCTTCATTAGTTTTACCACAGCCCAACATTATTTTGGTGCAGTAATGAAATTAGAACCTAACGGGTTCTAACTAAAAAAGGTAAACATTAAAAAAACGCTTGGAATGGTAGATTTTTTGAGGGAGGTAAATTGATTAGAAAGGCTAATCATCACAAAGTAAGCTAATAAAAAGAGCTAACACTCCATGTTAGCTTTTTTTGTTGGTTAGGAAATAATAAAAAGGTCCGAGTGTGGATAACAGAACTAGTAGTCTGAATCTAGCTCCAGCGCCTAGCCCCTCGGGTCAAATAACCTTCGGCAAGAAAAGTCAAAAGGCGGACTTTTCCCGCCGAAGAACATTTGCCTGTCGGGGCTGGGCAGGCGCTTCCGCCTTTTGTTCTTACACTACTAAAAAATATCACCAAGCGATGCTGCAATTAAACAAAAGTAATTTCTAAGCTATTTAACGGCTTTCCAAATTGTCCATCTATCCTTTTCAACTATGTTTTTATTTGTTGAAATAGACTCATCTATACGATTTATTAATAATTTTAATTCTTTATCATCTAATTCATGTAAAATACTTCTTCCAGTTCTTTCGCTTAAGTCTTTAAGTAATTGCTCTTTACCTTCATACACTTTTCTTGTTTCCCATAACTTAACTTCTTGAATTTCTCTAAATCCAACTTCCTTAAGGGTTTCGATTACGAATTGACTCTTGTGTCGACGTTTAGTCTCTTTTTCAATTAATCTTGGAAAGAATTCAAAGAAATGCCCTCTTATATGGTTATCATTACCTTCCAATAAACAATCTTCAGGCGTACGGTCTTGAATAATATAAAATCCGTCGTCCTTCAACAATCTATATGCTTCGTTAAAACAACTTTGTAGATCCTCGATATGATGTATCAATGCTCTTTCAAGCAATAAATTGAAATTGTTACTTTCTAAGCCAGTATCCAAAGCATTTCCTTGCTTAAAATATATGTTTTTATATTCTTTGCAGTTAACTCTTGCCCCTTCAAGTATTGCTTCGGAAAAATCGACACCAGTAACAGAAACCACTCCCATATTTGATAATGCCTTGGAATAAATTCCTCCACCACATCCAATGTCCAAAGCCTTAGAAATATTCTCGATTGGTACAAGGTCTTTTATGGCTTTAATCCATGAATTGTCAGCCTTTCGAGTTGTATAAGTAATGCCATTTTTCTTACTGTGAAAATCAATCCCCACTTATCATCCCTCATCTCTCAATCTATCTAAAATAGTACAGTTAAATTTTACCACAAATAGTTTTATAATTAATCTATTCATATCTTTCCGCCTCTTGTTCTTCCATTTCTACCATGACGAGGACCAAGGGACAGTCCCCCGTCGCTTTAAAGAGATGGGGGGCTATCCCTGTGGACCTCTATTACTCCATTAAAAAAGCTTTCATCCCTGCTGGATCAACGTCCCCGTTAGTCTAGAAAGGCGAAACTTACATTATTTTTTATCCCAGACCACTATAATAAATGTGGCAATGGGACCTACTAGTAAGGATAATAAGAACCAATTTAATCCACTTCTGTTCTTGCCTTGAGCTAACCCAGCATTGATTAGTGCTAAGGTACCCCAGCTAACATAATACTGATCATTCATATTTAAACCTACCTCCTGTCAATATTCTTCCTAGCTATCATAATGGTGTTCCGTAAACGATATGCTAATGTAGGTGTTTGGTGTCCTGATAGTTTCCTAGGTTTGTAATCACTTTACAGGCTCTTTTTTCTTCCGTATCCATGGCAGCTACCTTTTTAATAAACTATTCTATTCCTGTATTCTATAAACCTGCTTAGTAAGTCATAGTAAACCTTTAGGGACCGAGTAGTTGGGTATTTTCCTCGTAGATGCAGCCTGGTATCGACAATTTTTTTGCTGTTTTTTTAGCAAGAAACCAATGATAGCGTGGATTTTAACTACTACTAACCAAACGTTTGATTACTATCGAATTAGGGGGAGAAAAGGGAAATAAGTCGATTTTATAGAAAGTAATACTATTTTGTTGAATAGGAAGAAAAATGGCCGACAAATTTTTTATCCCATTTGTGATGAAAATAGCCATATAAATGAGTTTATGCTCGTTTTAACTAAATGATTAATTAGTATAGCCTATAGGGAAATTGTTAAAGAAATGACGAAAGGTAGGGTGAAAGGGATGCTGCTAGTCTTGGTTAAGACCACACAACCGTCCCTTTGGTTCACCTTTCACTATACATTTTAGAAAATATTGGATATAATTAATTTAAATAAACTATCCAGTCGGTTTATTTTAAAAGAAAGGTGGGGATTCGTTTGGGAGAAGAGAGGTATATTACGGTTAGAAATGAGAAGATATATGCCAAAATCATAGGAAAAGGGGAACCCTTGATTTTTTTACATGGTGGACCAGGTGGGGAACATCGCTTTTTTTTACCTCATTTACAAGATTTATCTCAATACTTTACACTGATTTTTTATGATCAAAGAGGATGCGGGCAATCAGAAAATGCAATAAATGAGGAGTATACGATGGATGGAGAGGTTGAAACGTTAGAGGCTCTTCGTCAATTTTTCAAAATAGATAAACTTAATCTCATTGGTGAATCTTGGGGGAGCATGTTAGCCCTTTTATATGCCGCCAAATACCCTAATCATGTGAACAAACTATTTATGACAGCCGCGGTTGGTGCGACAAAGGATGGATATTTTCGTTTTGAAAAAGAACTGCTGAACCGATTAACAAAGGATGAAAGGATAAGGCTGGAAGAGTTATCACCTAAAGTGGACCGGGGAGAGGTTGACGTGGCAGAGATTTTTAAAATCATCGATCCGTATTATGTGTACTCGCCTGAAAGTTTAACGAAAAAGACGAAAACCCAATCAAATGCCAGGGTAAATGAATGGATAGGAAAAGACATTACGGAAAACTATGATGTTTCAAAGGATGCTAATAAGCTTAGTAACATCCCAATTTTGGTTGCACAAGGTGACCAGGACATCATTACTCCTGAAATCTTGGAACAAGTCTTAGTTAACTATATCCCTCATATTGAGGTAAGGGAAATTAATAACTGCGGTCATTGGTCGGTGGTCGAACAACCTGAGCAGCTTCAAGCGATGATTAAGGATTTTTTTCAAAATTGATAGCTTGATAGGTGAAGGAGGACATCAAAATGGGGTTGCAAGAATCTGTTTTGGAGGAACTATTTCATCAATATAGCCCTATTATTTACCGCTATATTTTATTTGTGACGAAATGTAAAGAGGAAGCGGAGGATTTAACACAAGAAGTGTTTATTAATGCTTACCGCGGATTACCCAATTATAGGGGAGAGTCGTCTTATAAGACTTGGTTATATTCTATTGCTCGTAACGTGATTATTGATTATTATCGAAAAAAGAGAAAGGTCGATAGGTTAATAGATTTGTCATTACCTGACCAGAATCAGCTGGTTCCTGAAGAAGTGTTAGATCGTAAGGAAAAAACACGAATTTTGCACAGAGCGATAATGGAGTTAAAGTTACCCTACCGAGAAATTATTATCTTACGAAAGATTAAAGGATATTCCATCGCTGAGACTGCCGATATACTAGGATGTGATGAGGGCAAAGTCAAAGTCACTCTTCATCGAGCCTTACATAGACTTAAACATAAGTTGAATCGAGATAGGTGGAGTTTTGATGACCAATCCTACTTTGTGAGTTGAAGATTGCTTATTTTGGGGACAGTCCCCCAGCGCTTTAGCGCAGCGGGGGACTGTCCCCTTTTTTAATCCAGATATTTTGAGATTTCTTTTGCGGCACCGATGATGCGGTCGGTTAAGGCTGTCATTTTTTCCTTTGTAAATCGAAAGTTTGGACCACATACGCTAATAAAGGCTATCAGATTCTTACGTTTATCAAAAATAGGAGCGGAAATGCCGTTTTCATTTTCATCCAGTTCTCCAACTGCTGTCGCAATTCCTCTTCTGCGGACCATTTGAATTTCTTCAAGTAGTTCATCCCGATTTGTAATGGTAAACGGTGTCATTTGTTCAAGCGGTTGTCCCAATAGAATGTCTAGTTCTTCAGGAGGGAGCAAGCTTAATAGAAGTTTCCCATTAGACGTACAGTGAAGGGGGAGGTAAGCATTCACATAATCCACCAGTCTGATACTATGTTCGGGATCAATCTGATCAACGGTTAATGTTCCATAATGTTTAGGTACACTCAGCAAGACGGTTTCTTGTGTTTCCTCTCTCAATTTCTCCATACTGTTACGTGCCCGTCGGATGAGGGAACCGTAGTTGGTTGCTTGCGCAGCTAGTCGATTGGCAGCATATCCAAGTTGGTACCCTTTTGTTAACGGATCACGTTCTACATACCCGAAACTTTCAAGAGTTCCTATCAGACGCCAGACAGTCGTTCGATTCATACCTGATTTTTCTACTAATTCTCCAATGGATATTGAATGGATGCTCTCCGCGACGATTTCCAGCAAGGATAAGGCACGGCCAACTGCTTGAACGGATGAATTTTCTTGTTTATTTTTTTCGTTGTTTTGTAATTCATTATTTTTTTTCATAGTTCTCATTATAGCTTAAGTTTAAGAGCGTAATCTAATGTTTTTGATATTTTCAAAAAAGTTTCATTTTGTGTTTGACATGAAGGTTTTTCCATTTTACAATGACATTAAAGTTCTTATTGTGAACAAGATGTTCACGATGTGAACAAAATTAAATATAAAACAAATAGAAATATAGATTCATTTGGAGATGGTTTCATGAGGGAAGAATCAGATCAGTTTGGTGCAGTGGAAATTTCAAAGGATGCCTTGTATGGGATTCAGACGGTGCGTACCATGCAAAATCTCTCGTTTTCTGGTCGTACGTTGAGCCAATATTCAACGTATATCGAATCGCTCGCGCTGGTCAAAAAAGCGGCTGCTCTCGCCAATCAGGAAGCAGGAATTATTGATAACATCATTGGAAACGCCATCATGATTGCTTGCGACAGCTTAATCAAAGGTGATTACCATGAGCATTTTCCTATCGATATTTTGCATGGCGGCGGTGGAATTGGCACCAATATGAACATGAATGAGGTCATTGCCAATCTGGCGAATGAATTGTTTGGGACTCCAAGAGGAAGTTATTCTCCCATTCATCCCGCTGATCAAGTAAACGCTTCCCAGTCGACATCTGATGTGTGCCATACGGCCATCAGGCTAGCCATCATGAAAAGATCTGAGCCGCTTTTTGCCGCGTTAGACCAACTAATTGAGGCCATAAAATCAAAAGCAGTTGAGTTTCAGGACGTAACCACGATTGCTCGTACCTGCTTGCAAGACGGGATGAGGGTGCAGCTTGGTGATACCTTCAGCGGGTATAGTCAAGTGATCAATCGGAGGCTACTTTCATTAGAAGAAGCGACTAGCAAACTTCACTTTATTAATCTTGGTGGAACGGTGATCGGGTCCGGGGTCGGTGCTCCGCAAGCCTACCGGGACACAGTAGTATCCAAACTCTGTGAAGTTTCAGGGATCGATCTTGCCCACCGTGAAAATTTATATGATGCTGCACAAAATATCGATGACCTAGCGAGGGTTTCAAGTGAACTACGCATACTAGCTTCCTGTTTGATCAAGTTGGCTAAGGATTTACGCCTCCTTTCATCAGGGCCTGAAGCAGGATTCGCGGAAATTCAGTTGCCGGCTGTGCAGGCTGGATCTTCCTTTTTTCCTGGAAAAGTGAATCCTGTCATACCAGAGACGTTGATTCAATGCTGTTTCCAAGTGATTGGCTGTGACAGTGTTGTGCAGTCCACTCTCGAACATGGAGAATTAGGTCTTAACGTCTTTGAAGGGGCAGCAGGTGTAAACATATTAGATGCGATGGGGATGCTTGAAAAAGCACTGGTCACATTTACGGAAAAATGTATTAGAGAAATCGAAGCGAATCGAGAGCGATGTGAGGAGCTGTCCAATAGTTTTATCCCGCTTGTGGTGGAATTAAAAGAAAAGGTAGGCTATACAGCCGCCGCTCGACTCGCAAAGGATAAAGGAAATGAAGAGATAAAAAATCTGATCCAAAACGGAGGGTTTGAATATGACACAAGCAACGAATAGTCACGTATTTGAAGGAATCGAACAGCCGAAACTGGAATGGGCGAAGGAATGGCTCAAGACCACCAAAAAACTATATATCAACGGGGATTGGGTGGATAGTTCGTCTGATCAATTAATAGAATCGATCAATCCGGCCAACGGCCAAGTGGTTGGAACCTTCCAAGCCGCTTTAAAAGTGGATGTGGACAAGGCGGTAGTGGCAGCACGCGTAGCCTTTGAACATGGACCTTGGAGTACGATGTCACGAAAAGAACGTGCCAAAATCATGCGCAAAATCAGCGATTTAATGGATCAGCATCGCGCGGAGCTTGCTACGCTTGAAACATTGGATAACGGAAAGCTATACACGGAATCCTATCATGATGCCGTAGGTGAAGCCGTCGATATTTTTGAATATTATGCAGGCTGGACAGACAAATATTATGGAGAAAACAATCCGGTTGAAGGGAATTTTCTAAGCATTACAACCAGAGATCCGATCGGTGTGTGCGGACAAATCCTTCCTTTCAACTTTCCTTTAGATATGGCTGCATGGAAGCTTGCACCAGCATTGGCGATGGGAAATACGGTCCTATTAAAACCGTCAGAGAAAACCTCTTTTTCGGTGATTCGTTTGTTCGAATTAATTGATGAAGCAAACCTTTTACCAAAGGGAGTCATCAACCTACTCCTTGGGGATGGAGAGACAGGACAGAATATTTCTACACACATGGGCGTTGATAAAGTGGCTTTTACAGGAAGCACAGATATTGGGAAGAAGCTTGTCCACAATTCAGCAGACTCTAACTTAAAGCCTGTTTCACTTGAACTGGGAGGAAAATCTCCAAACATTATTTTTAATGATCCACCAAATCTAGATCAAGCGATTGAACGTTCCTTTTATGGGTTGTTCACACACAAAGGGGAGAAATGTTCGGCTCCTACACGGTTGTTCGCCCATGTGGATGTGTACGACAAAGTGGTCGAAGACATTGCGAAACTAGCCAACAGCTATGTAGTAGGAGACCCATTCGATCCAAGAAGTCATCAAGGTGCCCAGGTTTCTGAAGCCCATATGGAGCGTATTTTAGGCTATATCGAAAGTGGAAAAAGCGAGGGTGCTAG comes from the Neobacillus sp. PS2-9 genome and includes:
- the pyrH gene encoding UMP kinase, with product MYKRVLIKISGGALASENGDSFGAESLEHITDEIISLTSIGIEVSIVIGGGNIFRGNLSTQWGIDRVEADNIGTLGTIINSLMLRGVLKSKIDKEVRVMTSVPAPSVAEPYIRLKAVHHLEKGYIVIFGGGNGQPFVTTDYPSVQRAIEMNSDAIFVAKQGVDGVYTSDPKLTTDAKLYQNLNYDDVVKNHIQVMDQSALLLARDFAIPVHIFDFNEKRVMKRICLGEKVGTLISNEKTVLAEEI
- a CDS encoding Lrp/AsnC family transcriptional regulator translates to MKIDDIDKKIIVELSKNSRLSMSELGRRINLSSPSVTERVRQMESFGIIKKYTLEIDYEKLGLPIQCIIEATVKNGDYKRFKNYIESLPNVDFCYRIAGNACYMLKMQFENFSKAEEFIDTVNPYASTVTHFIFSEVQTNLNVNSQ
- a CDS encoding carboxymuconolactone decarboxylase family protein, which codes for MARINQSNFGKTAFQKLLGHNAKVMEAWSDLGEALEQDGLLSSKLKEQVRRTLAQSNGCEYCKAKGKPEPGTFDESTSVAVGFAEVFLKYPKGMVPDFAFEILNEYFSENEISELCAFISFTTAQHYFGAVMKLEPNGF
- a CDS encoding methyltransferase domain-containing protein translates to MGIDFHSKKNGITYTTRKADNSWIKAIKDLVPIENISKALDIGCGGGIYSKALSNMGVVSVTGVDFSEAILEGARVNCKEYKNIYFKQGNALDTGLESNNFNLLLERALIHHIEDLQSCFNEAYRLLKDDGFYIIQDRTPEDCLLEGNDNHIRGHFFEFFPRLIEKETKRRHKSQFVIETLKEVGFREIQEVKLWETRKVYEGKEQLLKDLSERTGRSILHELDDKELKLLINRIDESISTNKNIVEKDRWTIWKAVK
- a CDS encoding alpha/beta hydrolase, yielding MGEERYITVRNEKIYAKIIGKGEPLIFLHGGPGGEHRFFLPHLQDLSQYFTLIFYDQRGCGQSENAINEEYTMDGEVETLEALRQFFKIDKLNLIGESWGSMLALLYAAKYPNHVNKLFMTAAVGATKDGYFRFEKELLNRLTKDERIRLEELSPKVDRGEVDVAEIFKIIDPYYVYSPESLTKKTKTQSNARVNEWIGKDITENYDVSKDANKLSNIPILVAQGDQDIITPEILEQVLVNYIPHIEVREINNCGHWSVVEQPEQLQAMIKDFFQN
- a CDS encoding RNA polymerase sigma factor, translated to MGLQESVLEELFHQYSPIIYRYILFVTKCKEEAEDLTQEVFINAYRGLPNYRGESSYKTWLYSIARNVIIDYYRKKRKVDRLIDLSLPDQNQLVPEEVLDRKEKTRILHRAIMELKLPYREIIILRKIKGYSIAETADILGCDEGKVKVTLHRALHRLKHKLNRDRWSFDDQSYFVS
- a CDS encoding IclR family transcriptional regulator — translated: MKKNNELQNNEKNKQENSSVQAVGRALSLLEIVAESIHSISIGELVEKSGMNRTTVWRLIGTLESFGYVERDPLTKGYQLGYAANRLAAQATNYGSLIRRARNSMEKLREETQETVLLSVPKHYGTLTVDQIDPEHSIRLVDYVNAYLPLHCTSNGKLLLSLLPPEELDILLGQPLEQMTPFTITNRDELLEEIQMVRRRGIATAVGELDENENGISAPIFDKRKNLIAFISVCGPNFRFTKEKMTALTDRIIGAAKEISKYLD
- a CDS encoding lyase family protein: MREESDQFGAVEISKDALYGIQTVRTMQNLSFSGRTLSQYSTYIESLALVKKAAALANQEAGIIDNIIGNAIMIACDSLIKGDYHEHFPIDILHGGGGIGTNMNMNEVIANLANELFGTPRGSYSPIHPADQVNASQSTSDVCHTAIRLAIMKRSEPLFAALDQLIEAIKSKAVEFQDVTTIARTCLQDGMRVQLGDTFSGYSQVINRRLLSLEEATSKLHFINLGGTVIGSGVGAPQAYRDTVVSKLCEVSGIDLAHRENLYDAAQNIDDLARVSSELRILASCLIKLAKDLRLLSSGPEAGFAEIQLPAVQAGSSFFPGKVNPVIPETLIQCCFQVIGCDSVVQSTLEHGELGLNVFEGAAGVNILDAMGMLEKALVTFTEKCIREIEANRERCEELSNSFIPLVVELKEKVGYTAAARLAKDKGNEEIKNLIQNGGFEYDTSNE
- a CDS encoding aldehyde dehydrogenase family protein, which gives rise to MTQATNSHVFEGIEQPKLEWAKEWLKTTKKLYINGDWVDSSSDQLIESINPANGQVVGTFQAALKVDVDKAVVAARVAFEHGPWSTMSRKERAKIMRKISDLMDQHRAELATLETLDNGKLYTESYHDAVGEAVDIFEYYAGWTDKYYGENNPVEGNFLSITTRDPIGVCGQILPFNFPLDMAAWKLAPALAMGNTVLLKPSEKTSFSVIRLFELIDEANLLPKGVINLLLGDGETGQNISTHMGVDKVAFTGSTDIGKKLVHNSADSNLKPVSLELGGKSPNIIFNDPPNLDQAIERSFYGLFTHKGEKCSAPTRLFAHVDVYDKVVEDIAKLANSYVVGDPFDPRSHQGAQVSEAHMERILGYIESGKSEGARLVAGGERDLTGENANGFFIRPTIFADVDNKMKIAQEEIFGPVLCIIPFETEEEVIAMANDTIYGLGAGLWTNDVSRAHRVANKLQAGMIFVNKYGCYDFASPFGGLKQSGWGKEYAIHSLASYTKQKAIWFAY